The nucleotide window ATCATCGCGGTTACCTAATTGTTTCAATATACTGTCAGGATGTGTATCATATAAATATGCAAAAACATAAATAGCATTGTCATCATAAAGAATTCTGACTTCTGTTTTCTGAGTTGTTGCAATATTATAGTGTGGGCTATATTGTGTGAAATCTGTTATGGGTTTTGCTGAACTCCATATTTCATCCATAGTTCCGTCAATCTTCGGTGGTTGCTGGGTTCTTACAGCATAAGCAACTTTTGTAGTATCAGCAGAAAATGCTGAATAAAATATAAAAACAAATAATAAAATTAAATAAAATCTCATTTATTTATCTTAGATCAACTATGGCCTTTCTGTCTGGTCCAACCGATACCATTATTACCGGAACTTTAACAAAGTCTTCAATAAACTTTATATATTCTTTTAATTCCAAAGGGAGTTCATTTTTATTTGTGTTTTTTGAAATGTCTTTTTTCCAGCCTTTAAAAGATTTGTATTGTGGTAATATGTTATGGGATAAATCGTAAGGGATATTTTCAAAAATTTCTCCGTCAATTGAATATGAAACAGCAGCTTTAATTTCATCAAATTCATTTAAAACATCTGCTTTTGTCATTATAAGACCAGTAACTCCATTTATCATTACAGAATATTTTAAGGCTACAAGATCAACCCAGCCACATCTACGTGGGCGACCAGTTGTTGAGCCAAATTCATTTCCGATTTTGCGAAGTTTTTCACCGTCAGAGTCGTTTAATTCTGTTGGAAACGGACCGCTACCAACTCTTGTGCAATATGCTTTAAATAAGCCATATACTTCACCAATTTTTGAAGGAGCGATGCCTAAGCCTGTACATGCTCCTGCGCAAACTGTATTTGAGGAAGTTACAAATGGATATGAACCGAAATCTATGTCGAGCATAGTGCCCTGTGCTCCTTCTGCCAAAATCTTTTTACCTTTTGAAATTAAGTTATTTATCTCAATTTCGCTGTCGATTAAAGAGAATTTTTTAATTAATTCAATAGAATTGAATAATTTCTTTTCCTCTTCTTCTAGCTCAAATTTGAAATTAAGCATATTTAAAATCTGAATATGCTTGTTTTTTAATTCTGTATATTTTTTTAGAAAATCAGAAGTTAAAATATCGCCAACCCTTAATCCGTTTCTTGAAATTTTATCGGTATATGTTGGTCCTATTCCTTTAAGCGTAGAGCCTATTTTAGCACATCCCTTTTCTGCCTCGTAAGCAGCATCTAGCAATTTGTGGGTAGGGAGTATTAATTGTGCACGTTTTGAGATGATAAGATTCTTGAAAATATTTGGACAATAAGGGATTAGTCCGGTAATTTCTTTTTCAAATATAATCGGGTCAATTACAACACCATTGCCAATAATATTTATACAATCGTTACGGAAAACTCCGGATGGGATTATGTGTAAAACGTGTTTACGACCCTCAAATTCAAGTGTATGGCCGGCATTCGGACCGCCCTGAAAACGAGAAATAATTTGGTACCCGGGTGCTAAAACATCAACTACTTTTCCTTTTCCTTCGTCGCCCCATTGTAAACCTAACAGAACATCAACATTCATAGTATTATGGTGTAAATTATATTAAAAATCTTTGAACTTTTAAAAGTAGTAATATTATTTTTGTTTATGAAAAAATAAAACAATTTTGATAAGTTTGTAAATATTACTTAGAATGAAATATTTATTTCAAATATTTATTATTATAATAGCTACAAATTCAGTATTTTGTCAAACTGATACTATAGATTATATTAATGTAAGACTTATTAACAAAAAGGTTTACTTAAAAACTGATACATTAAATCCTTTTTCTGGAATTGTTGTTGAGAATAATAATTTTACAAAATGTTATGTCAATGTTAAAAATGGATATATTAAATCTAATTTTATTGTTAAATATTATCAAAATGGAAAGCTTAGAGAAAAGTATAGTACATTAAAAGACACTTCAGTTAAACATGGACTATTTGAAAATTGGCTTGAGAATGGTAATCCGATTTCTAGTGGAACGTATTCAAAAGGAAAACAAATCGGATTTTGGGAATTTTATGATGATGGTAAAAAGATAATAAAAGAAATTATTCCTAATGTTACTAAATATGAAAATAAAAGTTTTATAATTAAAATAGCCCCTATTACAATTGTAGATCCTGTTTTTCCCAGTATTTTAATAGGTGTTGAAAAGCAATTGTCACGAAATGTAAATATTCAAACTGAATTTGGATATATTTTGCCAGAATGTATATTAGAAAATTATAAATTTAAGTCACCTGATTTTAAGGGTGGTAAGGTTAGGGTAGAGGCAAAATATTTTTACAAACATGATAAACGGAATAAATTCGGACCATATGTATCTCTTGAAATATATTTTACAAATTGTAATTATGTTTATCCGGTTGGATTTGAATTAACAATTAAGGATTCCAGTCACTACTTAACTCAAATTGATGATATGCCTGATTATTACGATAACATAAGTGTTAGCAAGAAAATCTCTGGAGTTAATCTAAAAGCTGGCTATCAAAGAAATTTTAAAAGATTTGTTATAGAGTCATATATTGGTGTTGGGTTAAAATATAACGATATTTATATTTCGGGTAGAACTAATATGAATGATTATATGTTTTATGATAGGATAAATCATGATATTTCTGAAAATTTAATAATTCAAGGTAAATCTATGCATAGATTTTTATTTAACATTCCATTAAATTTAAAAATTGGCTATTTGTTTTAATTATAAAAAATGATTAATAAGCTATTTTATATTATTGTATTATGTTTTCCAATTGTGAGCTATGCTCAGGAGCTATTTAGTACTTTTACATCTGATAATGTTATATGCAAAAAGAATGATCATGAAGATATTTATTTTAATGTAAATGATACTATAAAACCTATCCAAAATGCTTTTATTATTTATTATAAGCAGGGTTGCAAGAATCAACCAGATTTGATAAAGGAAATAAAAGATGGAAAGTTGTATAATAATAAGAATTTTACATTTTATGATGAATCATGCAATGTAAATGAAGTTTATTATTATAAAAAGCGTAGTTATATAAAAACGGGTGTGTATTTAAAGTATGACAAAGATGGTAAGAAAATAACAGATGGTTATTATAATTATAAAGGGAATAGAAATGGATTATTTGTTTATTATAAATATAAAAAAAACTTAACAATATATAAGAAATATTCTGATGGAAACAGAATTTTAAGATTTACAAGTAAGGATAGCATTTCAACTGAAGCAAAAATTACTAAAAATATTATTTCTTTTGATTTGTTTTGTTTGTCTTATCAGGTATACAAAATTTATTATGAAAGATATTTGGGTAACCATAATTATCTAAAATTAGAATTTGAAACAAAACCAAAATCTGTTCATCACGCAACAGAAGTTTTGCGTCCTTTCGATACCGATAATCCATATATTGAATTTGCGCATAAGCGATACTTATTTGCAGTAGATTATGAGAAATTATTTAGTAAAAAAAGACATCCGTATTACTTATCTGTAGGGCTTTATTATTTAAATAAATCTTATGATTCTTTATACTTTTATGATTACCATGGTGATGGCGATCATCCCGTTTATCTACAGTCTGAGTATTCATATAATTACGGAGCCAGAGCTTTATTAGGAAGAAAAATATTTTTAGGAAATGTAAAACATAAAATAAATGAAGTTATTGATTTTTATGTTGGAATAGGTATTTGCAAGGCTGATTATAAGAAAACTATTTATGGTATTACTGGAGATGCTTATTATCATCCTCATGTAACAATGTATCCCGAGCCTAAAATTAATAAAAGTAATGAATTAATGTTTTCTGCTTTTGCAGGCTTAAAAATAGGTGTTGGATGGTAGAAAAAAATAATATATTTATGAAATTATTAATGTGTATATTTATTTATCTTGCATTTTGTTCGCCATATATTATATATGGTCAAGCTGATATTGATACAATTATTTCATATAATGTTATTGAGAAGAAGATTGATCGAAATGAATATGTTTATGTTAAGCGAAACGATCCTTTAAGTGCGATAAATAATGCTTTTATTGTTGATTATAAACAAGGGTGTGAGAATTCTATTAGTACAATAAAAGAAATAAAGGATGGAAAGTTAATAAAAACAAAGCGCTATAAATATTTTGATAATACCTGTATTTTAAGTGAGATGTTTTATACAACTAAAGGAAGTTTAAAGATTGGTAAATATACTAAATGGAACTTATTTGGTTTAAAAGAAGTTGAAGGTAATTTTGATATAAATGGAAATGAGGATGGTATTTTTAAATTCTATGATTATAATAAACAGACTACTTTTCATATTGATTATGATGGCGGTAAGAGAAGATTAAAATATACAAAAGAGGATTCTTTAAATTCGGAAGTTAAAATTAAGAATATAGTCTCAATTGATGTGTTGTGTTTGTCAATTAAAGAGTTGAAGATATTTTATGAAAGGTATTACAAAAAAAAGAATATAATTAAATTTGAATTTGATTTTAAACCGAGTTTTGCTAAAGAAGGTACAATGGTTTTTAATATATTCTCTAAAAATCCATATATTAGTATAGTACCAAGCAGATATTTATTTTCAATTGAAAACCAAAACTTGTTTGGTTATAAAAAACATCCATTTTATTTAAATCGAAATCCTTTTTATATCTCATATGGGTTATACTATTTATATAAATCGTATAATAAAATTAAATTTCATTATGTAATGGGCGATAATAGTTATGGAAATAATTATGATAGAATTCAATCTGTATTTTCTCATAATTATGGTTTTAGAGCTTTGTTAGGAAAGAAAAAAATATTTGGTAGTAGTAATAACAAATTAAACGAAATAATTGATTGTTATATAGGCATTGGTGTATGTTATACTTCTGAAAAATTAATTATTTATGGTCGGAGTCTCCCAACTGTAAATTCTCAAAAGGAAATAGTTCTATTTAGTGAGCCAAAAGCCAGTATTAATGAGAAGTTAATGCCTTCTGCTTTTGCAGGTTTAAGAATAGGAATAGGATGGTAGGAATATGAAAATTATATATAAATACATAAAAAACTTTCTTAAGGAAGATTTTAGGTTAATTACATATCTGCCTGTTGTTATTTATCTTATAATTTGCTTAACTATTAATTATTATTTCGACTTTGAGCATAAAGTACTTGATAAATATGTAGGTACATTAAAAGGATTTATTTTTTTCTTTGTTTTTTATGGATTAGCTTATTTCCCGGTTGCAATATATGTTCTCTCGATTAATAAAAAACAAAATGTACTAAGTAAACCTGAATTCTGGATTAAAACTGTATTTGTAATAGCTTTACTAGCAGGGTCGGCTTTCTTTGCTTTTTATAAAGATATAATTGATCTTTTCTCAGATCTTTCTGAGCGATATTTTATTAGAAAGATACTTATTAACTCCAGAAATTTTTTAATGTTTTTGTTACCGCTATTGTTTTTCTGGTATGTTTTAAAACCTTCAAAGTCCGGTTTTCTATGGATAAAACTTAAAGGATTTAACCCAATGCCATATTTTTATATATTGTTAATAATGCTGCCGATTATTTTTATGGCTTCGTTCTCTGTCGATTTTTTAGATACTTATCCTACATTTAAACCATGGACAATAAATAATATTTTTGGACTTGAAAAATGGCAGATGGGCGGAATTTATGAGATATTTTATGGGGTAGACTTTATTACTGTTGAGATGATATTTCGAGGTGCATTGGTTCTTGGATTAGTTAAATTACTTGGTAAAGATTGTATACTGCCAATGATTTCTGTATATTGTTTTTTGCATTTTGGTAAACCGGCAGGAGAAGCAATAAGCAGTATTTTTGGTGGGTATATTTTGGGAGTTATTGCAATAAATACCGAAAGTATTGTTGGAGGAAGCATGGTTCATATGGGTGTTGCATGGATGATGGAAATATTTGCATATAGCCAGCACGGGTTTTAAATATTTTAGAAATCCATATATTGTCATGTTGTCCCCCACAGTGGAGTGAGAATCATCTTTTTTGACAAAAAAATATTCTAAATTTTAGGCAACCAATTATTAAAAAATTTGTCTTAGTGTAGAGAATTAATATTGTACAACATAAGGATTGTTTTTATCCTTGTTAAATTTGTTGTTTATTAAATTATATCATAAATTTATAAAAAAAATACTATGAAGAATTTCTTAATTATTGCAGTTTTTATATTTTGTTTTTTATGCAAAATAACTGAAGTTCGCTCACAGCTTGTTGTAAATGCAAATCAAACTCCAACGCAATTAGCCAATAATATTGTATGGGGAGGCATGACATTGGCTAATGTTTCAGTTACGTCACCATTAAATTGTGCAGGAACATTTCAAAATGGATCATCGACTAATCTTGGAATGTCTAATGGAGTAATCATGTCTACTGGTGGTATTGCCAGTGTTCCTAA belongs to Bacteroidia bacterium and includes:
- a CDS encoding adenylosuccinate synthase; the encoded protein is MNVDVLLGLQWGDEGKGKVVDVLAPGYQIISRFQGGPNAGHTLEFEGRKHVLHIIPSGVFRNDCINIIGNGVVIDPIIFEKEITGLIPYCPNIFKNLIISKRAQLILPTHKLLDAAYEAEKGCAKIGSTLKGIGPTYTDKISRNGLRVGDILTSDFLKKYTELKNKHIQILNMLNFKFELEEEEKKLFNSIELIKKFSLIDSEIEINNLISKGKKILAEGAQGTMLDIDFGSYPFVTSSNTVCAGACTGLGIAPSKIGEVYGLFKAYCTRVGSGPFPTELNDSDGEKLRKIGNEFGSTTGRPRRCGWVDLVALKYSVMINGVTGLIMTKADVLNEFDEIKAAVSYSIDGEIFENIPYDLSHNILPQYKSFKGWKKDISKNTNKNELPLELKEYIKFIEDFVKVPVIMVSVGPDRKAIVDLR